One genomic window of Coffea eugenioides isolate CCC68of chromosome 1, Ceug_1.0, whole genome shotgun sequence includes the following:
- the LOC113751544 gene encoding F-box protein At4g00755-like, producing the protein MSTVTRAIEISNIVEPVESRTNEPIEWACLKRDHKVYAFLAQGIASFPRKECLSEALGASSTDNYPDESIQNTPEPSDRIGQRPSYWSSKGEIDSAVPETLTYKLMAKLCVITEIHIQPFQVYFQFGSPIYPAKAVRFLMGDLYCWYGSTNGGRSVFSCTRILS; encoded by the exons ATGTCCACTGTTACTCGTGCTATTGAAATTAGTAACATTGTAGAACCTGTGGAATCCAGGACCaatgagcctattgaatgggcATGTCTGAAACGGGACCATAAAGTATATGCATTTTTGGCTCAAGGTATTGCCTCCTTCCCAAGAAAAGAATGCTTGTCTGAGGCACTTGGTGCTTCAAGCACTGACAATTACCCAGATGAAAGCATTCAGAATACCCCGGAACCAAGTGACAGGATTGGTCAGAGACCTTCTTACTGGTCGAGCAAGGGTGAAATTGATTCTGCAGTCCCTGAGACATTAACGTATAAATTGATGGCCAAACTCTGTGTGATTACTGAAATCCATATTCAACCATTTCAAG TGTACTTTCAGTTTGGTTCCCCCATATATCCAGCAAAGGCTGTAAGATTTTTGATGGGGGATTTGTATTGCTGGTATGGAAGCACAAATGGAGGGAGAAGTGTCTTCAGCTGCACAAGAATCTTGTCATGA